The proteins below are encoded in one region of Malaclemys terrapin pileata isolate rMalTer1 chromosome 8, rMalTer1.hap1, whole genome shotgun sequence:
- the LOC128841890 gene encoding trichohyalin-like has protein sequence MEGTSAAANSSSLPPPSRRLSQIRRRKKKTREDMFSEIMQSSRSDRAHLNEWKETVSKYRKEVSEREERRDQREERRDQREERRDDRDERWRQEDQRMKDATLGLLRRGLPLQEKIEVKFSMQTSEEHFAQK, from the exons atggaagggacctcag cagctgcaaattcctcaagcctccctcctccatcccgaaggttatcacagataaggcgtcgtaagaagaagacgcgggaggacatgttttctgaaattatgcaatccagcaggagtgacagagctcatctgaatgagtggaaggaaacagtttcaaagtataggaaagaagtcagtgaacgtgaggagaggagggaccaacgtgaggagaggagggaccaacgtgaggagaggagagacgatcgagatgagagatggcggcaggaagaccagaggatgaaggatgcaacgctggggctgctccggc GTGGACTTCCATTGCAGGAAAAGATTGAAGTCAAGTTCTCAATGCAGACCAGTGAAGAGCATTTTGCCCAGAAATAG